The region atttcaataataatgaTGATCAAATAATAATGATCAAATCGTACATGGTTCAGTTTTTTGCTGATAATAATCAGAAGTTTTATGAACATGGAATTATGATGCTGCCTGAAAGATGGGAAAAGGTCATTGCTCAAAATAGAAAATACATAAcagaataaagttattttgttccATGAAAAAATTgccttttattttctaaaaaaaattgtttgaaacattatttcaaacatttggCTTGTTCGCctgctttttcttttaaaaaatatttccacacTGAATCAGCCAtgattaaaacaatgtttcagCAATTCTAATGAGTCATTCGCATAACAAATAATTTCAGCTTTTGAAGATGAAAAAGCTCAGCAATAGCAGTAAATGTAAATTGCGTGTTTGgaagtatttaatcaaaatcacAAGATCTTGATTTCTTCACTTTTTAACATGAAGAGACAGAGCTAGCAACATCTCTTTTAAAATTGCATCATTGTTGTTATGCAgggaatcaaaaaaaaaaaaaaaattgcatcagCTGTTAGCAAATTTGCATTGTTTAACATTAGGTAAACATTGCAAAATTGCAATGTTTACCTAATGCTTCTCCAGCTATTTTGATTGGTTGAAGAGCGttggaaacattttttaaaattgaagcaTAAATATCTGAAATAGCTCTAGAAAGTTCAGCTCATTTAATGCTTCTTTCACTGTATCcatcacttttaaaaatctgCAACAACATTTGAAAAGATAATTGCAAACTCTGATAGTTTCTCTTTAACTAGGTCAACTGTTACTTCAGCTGTACAGCTTccattttttccaaattttaacCAGTCctagattaataaataacttattgaAATGAATATTGATATTCAAATACCTTCAATTGGGTAGATTTGTCCATTCATCGAACGTTAGACTAAATTTCTCAGTTTTTCTTTATGTGATTTTACTTTAAcaataagttcattttttgCCATAGCACAATATTCATAAGTTTCATCacatcatttttactttttggaagatattatttttcatttaatgacAAACTTTTGCATATTCCATTAATTGAAaatccatcaacagctgcaagtCTGGCCACTATCTCTGCTAAGAACTGtttcttagaaaaaataatCCAAGAGGCTTACTTGCTTTTGCAGGGATTGTCTCAGTTACTTGAACCAGCAATTTGATcgtcatttaagttttttttcttaatattaatGTTATGAACATGTTGCAAACGTCTTATTAATCCACTGGTTGAGCCCTtacaacttaataatttttttttaatttgcatcaCGCTTCATGCTTCTGCAGCTTTTTGATTGGTTGAAGAGCGTTGAAAACATTAATTCAAACATTTGGCTTGTTCGCCTGCTTTTTCTTTTTGgcaattctaaattaaaaaaattaaaatattagaacaaagaaattagttttgtggttaaagaaaataataaaatattttgaaacttacTTAACTTGTCAATATGTGGAGAACTGaatgttattcaaaatttcttgaataacaaatttaattacaaattttaaagagtaactagagttttgtatttgaaatttatgtGTCTGTTGTGAACGTTTTACAAGCCACTGGGGAGCATTTAGGGCTTTCTATTAGAAATGATGGCTTTTATGTTTAGTTTAAATCATATTCAATAAAGACAATTATGatttgatttttacattttccTATATTATAGGTGACTTATAAAGTCAGATTATACGCATTAAATAGCTTTGTGgacattaatatatttttgttttgaataaataattatcttaatataataaagtatatacacaagtaattctttgattttaattttttccaggGAAATTATGGTAATTTTCTCAGGTAACTGaacatttgaaatataaaaaattcccAGCAATTCCAGAGAAGAACCCTTTAATtgagttatattttttgtatattgatATTAATCAgtatacaaaaaatgtaactcaataatatattataatacattatatacaaaataatatattatatacaaaatatatataattaataaagatttataaaattatatataatattttatatacaaaataactaatacagaatattaatattaactttttcatagataagtaataaaaatttccagtttatttttttacttatttattttacaacctcagttatattttctatttttttctagcAAACATGGTACAAACACAATGGGATGTTACtagcaaaattattattttttttttagcaatgttCTTTGAAAACTTTACCACTACAAGCTGATTTAACAGATAGCTCCCAATTATCTAGAAAACTTGAAGCactcgaaaaaaaaattctttctcgTTTTAcacaatttgaaaaaacattacgATCAGTTCAAGATGATAATTATCACCAAAACCAGAAACAATCTTCTCATTCCATATTTTTACGctattctaatatatatattctgctTGTGGTAGTTATGCTAATGCTTGTTGTCTCAAGTCCACTCTTTTTTAATAGCATGAAGTTGAAAAAACAAGGTTTCATGTTAAAGCATTTTAGAAGGATTTTTAAGTTTGAGACAGTAAATACAACAACTGTTAGTtcacaatttaaacatttatcaaaaatgatttCTTCTTTATTGACAATTCAAATGGAAGATattgaattttgtaaaaagGATATACAGTTAGAGTTTACTGCTTTCGAGAAAATTCAATTAAAGtctattgaagaaaaaaagtctttatttcAAGAGCAGCTGAGTGCAATTCAATTGAAAAACAATCAAGATTTATTATTGgagaaaaatttagtaaaaagtgTACTTTCCTCTGTTAAGAATTTCAAAATGTCAGAGTTGGATAAGATAAACTCATTTGAAAGTGAATTCTTGTTAACTCGGCTGAGAAAATGTGCTGCATTAAGAGGAAGAGTTCAGCGACTTTTTgataaagtaaatgtttttagaattaatgGTTATGTTGAAAGTAATGTGAATTCAGAAGCTGTTATGGTCCAAATGAGTGATCTTGAATTGCGTTTATATgaattgtataattatttagatgAAACAAGAAACCGTGAAATGCTCAAATATCAATTTGCTCTACTGAGAGGTCATATAATATACAAGCTTAATGAGtattatacaaatttaacaGGAGTTATAGTATATAACagtggttttgaaaaaagaaatgacGTTAGTCTGtacaatgtttacaatgtgaatcttatttttgtttggaGCATTAACTGTACACATATGGAACTATTAAAGCAAAAT is a window of Hydra vulgaris chromosome 15, alternate assembly HydraT2T_AEP DNA encoding:
- the LOC101237187 gene encoding uncharacterized protein LOC101237187 isoform X4, producing the protein MYFGVKLDKSYNGYAIAKYVKKLKDHEDTHSSDTSHFQVRTKSQSQCSLKTLPLQADLTDSSQLSRKLEALEKKILSRFTQFEKTLRSVQDDNYHQNQKQSSHSIFLRYSNIYILLVVVMLMLVVSSPLFFNSMKLKKQGFMLKHFRRIFKFETVNTTTVSSQFKHLSKMISSLLTIQMEDIEFCKKDIQLEFTAFEKIQLKSIEEKKSLFQEQLSAIQLKNNQDLLLEKNLVKSVLSSVKNFKMSELDKINSFESEFLLTRLRKCAALRGRVQRLFDKVNVFRINGYVESNVNSEAVMVQMSDLELRLYELYNYLDETRNREMLKYQFALLRGHIIYKLNEYYTNLTGVIVYNSGFEKRNDVSLYNVYNVNLIFVWSINCTHMELLKQNHAYYSENFAAAGAGKSFLLLYKDKNRPGMWEITYNQNRTSFLYDTFTVSIMNQFSETQLICPESPIGESPKDNIATVTKFFHIPLSQEQMIDQGYIYNDMLYIKCAVD
- the LOC101237187 gene encoding uncharacterized protein LOC101237187 isoform X3, producing MEGYDVEIVGEATNDFFCVICLKLMCNPVQFRCGHGMCRGCFKRLMKKAQNRSCEIQCPQCREIVRESETFSNIMIHRLILSLTVKCTNEDCGWEGELLHLQDHEDTHSSDTSHFQVRTKSQSQCSLKTLPLQADLTDSSQLSRKLEALEKKILSRFTQFEKTLRSVQDDNYHQNQKQSSHSIFLRYSNIYILLVVVMLMLVVSSPLFFNSMKLKKQGFMLKHFRRIFKFETVNTTTVSSQFKHLSKMISSLLTIQMEDIEFCKKDIQLEFTAFEKIQLKSIEEKKSLFQEQLSAIQLKNNQDLLLEKNLVKSVLSSVKNFKMSELDKINSFESEFLLTRLRKCAALRGRVQRLFDKVNVFRINGYVESNVNSEAVMVQMSDLELRLYELYNYLDETRNREMLKYQFALLRGHIIYKLNEYYTNLTGVIVYNSGFEKRNDVSLYNVYNVNLIFVWSINCTHMELLKQNHAYYSENFAAAGAGKSFLLLYKDKNRPGMWEITYNQNRTSFLYDTFTVSIMNQFSETQLICPESPIGESPKDNIATVTKFFHIPLSQEQMIDQGYIYNDMLYIKCAVD